Proteins found in one Pelobates fuscus isolate aPelFus1 chromosome 10, aPelFus1.pri, whole genome shotgun sequence genomic segment:
- the LOC134575028 gene encoding eosinophil granule major basic protein 1-like: protein MFTFMLLLCLVGSIYTQESGDNVQEDYEIQNNIEPFPLNDDTSEDHLEDSLPSDKITIGDKCKSYKFYNSHLTFSAAQGICRRYGGNLCSIHSARTNRCVSNLVRRANRSVTLVWIGVRNYGGNSPFRNVDGTRLDYTNWGCGLSSSISRCAALNIHTGQWHTFHCGIRFPFVCTY, encoded by the exons aTGTTTACATTTATGTTGTTGCTGTGTTTGGTGGGGTCTATCTACACTCAGGAGTCtg GGGATAATGTTCAGGAAGACTATGAAATCCAAAATAATATAGAACCCTTCCCTCTAAATGATGACACATCTGAAGACCATCTGGAGGATTCTCTGCCTTCTGATAAAATCACAATTGGTGATAAATGTAAATCCTACAAATTTTATAACAGTCATCTTACCTTTAGTGCTGCTCAG GGAATCTGTAGACGGTATGGTGGGAATCTCTGTTCAATTCACAGCGCAAGGACCAACAGATGTGTTTCGAATCTGGTGAGGAGAGCAAACAGAAGTGTAACATTGGTCTGGATTGGTGTGAGGAACTATGGAGGA AATTCTCCATTCAGAAATGTAGATGGCACTCGACTGGACTACACCAACTGGGGATGTGGGCTATCTTCCAGTATTAGTAGGTGCGCTGCCCTCAATATTCACA ctGGACAATGGCACACTTTCCATTGTGGGATACGTTTTCCATTTGTTTGCACCTACTAG